The Rhododendron vialii isolate Sample 1 chromosome 6a, ASM3025357v1 genome includes a window with the following:
- the LOC131329309 gene encoding uncharacterized protein LOC131329309 isoform X4, producing the protein MPIWSIELMSFEICTFWSTISDVCRFGNLIRITKDGFRLLSWLYLRKRAIQFMWLLGHQILAGNIVFGRWSGTSVE; encoded by the exons ATGCCT ATATGGAGCATAGAATTGATGTCGTTTGAGATCTGCACCTTTTGGTCTACGATTTCGG ATGTCTGCAGGTTTGGGAATTTGATCAGGATCACCAAAGATGGCTTCCGGTTGCTGAGTTGGCTTTACCTGAGGAAAAGGGCGATCCAATTTATGTGGTTGCTTGGGCACCAAATATTGGCAGGTAACATTGT GTTTGGGAGATGGAGTGGAACATCAGTGGAATGA
- the LOC131329309 gene encoding uncharacterized protein LOC131329309 isoform X2, translating to MPIWSIELMSFEICTFWSTISDVCRFGNLIRITKDGFRLLSWLYLRKRAIQFMWLLGHQILAGLGDGVEHQWNDTSNHWR from the exons ATGCCT ATATGGAGCATAGAATTGATGTCGTTTGAGATCTGCACCTTTTGGTCTACGATTTCGG ATGTCTGCAGGTTTGGGAATTTGATCAGGATCACCAAAGATGGCTTCCGGTTGCTGAGTTGGCTTTACCTGAGGAAAAGGGCGATCCAATTTATGTGGTTGCTTGGGCACCAAATATTGGCAG GTTTGGGAGATGGAGTGGAACATCAGTGGAATGACACTAGCAACCACTGGAGGTGA
- the LOC131329309 gene encoding protein SEH1-like isoform X3 yields MTLITTGTHKQIALWHLGLNPNIDGKLSTEKVWEMEWNISGMTLATTGGDGVVSLWQSNLKGVHLPAVFEVFEPTI; encoded by the exons ATGACGTTAATAACAACTGGGACTCACAAGCAAATTGCATTATGGCACCTTGGATTGAACCCCAATATTGATGGAAAGCTCTCAACGGAAAAG GTTTGGGAGATGGAGTGGAACATCAGTGGAATGACACTAGCAACCACTGGAGGTGATGGCGTGGTGAGTTTGTGGCAGTCTAACTTAAAAGGCGTTCATCTACCAGcagtttttgaagtttttgaaccCACCATTTAG
- the LOC131329309 gene encoding protein SEH1-like isoform X1: MTLITTGTHKQIALWHLGLNPNIDGKLSTEKGRMCFLNLPLQILYFRDQVWEMEWNISGMTLATTGGDGVVSLWQSNLKGVHLPAVFEVFEPTI; encoded by the exons ATGACGTTAATAACAACTGGGACTCACAAGCAAATTGCATTATGGCACCTTGGATTGAACCCCAATATTGATGGAAAGCTCTCAACGGAAAAG GGGAGGATGTGCTTCTTGAATCTTCCCttacaaatattatatttcCGTGATCAGGTTTGGGAGATGGAGTGGAACATCAGTGGAATGACACTAGCAACCACTGGAGGTGATGGCGTGGTGAGTTTGTGGCAGTCTAACTTAAAAGGCGTTCATCTACCAGcagtttttgaagtttttgaaccCACCATTTAG